A window from Halarchaeum grantii encodes these proteins:
- a CDS encoding VOC family protein — MRPVIDHVPVAGSDLDTLVTRFENAGFEPRYGGKHPTMGTEMAMLVLPDGSYLELLAPVDTGTRAGHWPEFLAADAGPCAWCVDAGSVHSELQRAISHDVTVHGPVRGRRETEHGAAEWDVGFLGGDDSVLPFVISDRTPREYRVPDSTLYGSPVSGIGRVVLAVHDLEAAVERFTRLYRLPAPERDYDDRFGTLAAFPGQDAVLCEPDGGPVRERLERFGPCPASVLLSADVEDAATRHPLDATRTLFGKRVRFVEGFDYRLGVVER, encoded by the coding sequence ATGCGCCCGGTCATCGACCACGTCCCCGTCGCCGGCTCCGACCTCGACACGCTCGTCACGCGCTTCGAGAACGCCGGCTTCGAGCCCCGATACGGCGGTAAGCACCCGACGATGGGCACCGAGATGGCGATGCTCGTCCTCCCGGACGGCTCCTACCTCGAACTCCTCGCGCCCGTCGATACCGGCACACGGGCCGGCCACTGGCCGGAGTTCCTCGCCGCCGACGCCGGCCCCTGCGCGTGGTGCGTCGACGCCGGGAGCGTCCACAGCGAACTCCAGCGCGCCATCAGCCACGACGTCACCGTTCACGGACCCGTTCGCGGCCGCCGCGAGACGGAGCACGGCGCCGCCGAGTGGGACGTCGGCTTCCTCGGCGGCGACGACAGCGTCCTCCCGTTCGTCATCTCCGACCGTACCCCCCGCGAGTACCGCGTCCCCGACAGCACCCTCTACGGCTCGCCCGTCTCCGGCATCGGCCGCGTCGTCCTCGCCGTCCACGACCTCGAGGCCGCCGTCGAGCGCTTCACTCGGCTCTATCGACTCCCCGCGCCCGAGCGCGACTACGACGACCGCTTCGGCACGCTCGCGGCTTTCCCCGGACAGGACGCCGTCCTCTGCGAACCCGACGGCGGGCCGGTCCGCGAACGCCTCGAGCGCTTCGGACCGTGTCCCGCGTCCGTCCTCCTCAGCGCCGACGTCGAGGACGCCGCGACACGCCACCCGCTCGACGCCACGCGCACCCTCTTCGGGAAGCGCGTCCGTTTCGTCGAGGGCTTCGACTACCGGCTCGGGGTCGTCGAGCGCTAA